From one Plantibacter flavus genomic stretch:
- a CDS encoding heme/hemin ABC transporter substrate-binding protein — MADPGITAVTDAPEQALPVTVVDNQDTEVTISDTSRILALDLSGSLAATVFGLGLGDSVVGRDTSTGFPEAADLPLVTQNGHELNGEAILALEPTVILTDSSIGPWDVVLQMRDSGIPVVVLTPQRNLDNIDDLVTQVAAALGVPAAGEALNARIASEIAATMTDIEALAPADPADRPRVMFLYVRGNAGIYYIFGEGSGADALIQALGAVDVAEEIDWQGMRPMTAEALIDAAPDVLIMMTKGLESVDGVDGLLERIPAVAETPAGQHRRVIDMSDTEVMSFGPRTAAVLDALARALYAPTTGAPADEEP, encoded by the coding sequence ATGGCCGACCCCGGCATCACCGCGGTCACCGACGCCCCAGAGCAAGCACTCCCGGTCACGGTCGTCGACAACCAGGACACCGAGGTCACGATCAGCGACACCAGCCGAATCCTCGCCCTCGACCTGTCGGGATCGCTCGCAGCCACCGTGTTCGGTCTCGGGCTCGGCGACTCGGTCGTCGGCCGCGACACCTCCACCGGGTTCCCGGAGGCCGCCGACCTCCCCCTCGTCACGCAGAACGGCCATGAACTCAACGGCGAGGCCATCCTCGCGCTCGAGCCCACCGTCATCCTCACCGACAGTTCGATCGGCCCCTGGGACGTCGTCCTCCAGATGCGCGACTCAGGCATCCCCGTCGTCGTCCTGACGCCACAGCGGAACCTCGACAACATCGACGACCTCGTCACGCAGGTCGCTGCTGCGCTCGGTGTCCCGGCGGCCGGTGAAGCGCTGAACGCTCGGATCGCCTCCGAGATCGCGGCGACGATGACGGACATCGAAGCACTCGCTCCGGCCGACCCCGCCGACCGTCCACGGGTCATGTTCCTCTACGTGCGCGGGAACGCCGGGATCTACTACATCTTCGGTGAGGGCTCCGGGGCCGACGCGCTCATCCAGGCACTGGGCGCCGTCGACGTCGCTGAGGAGATCGACTGGCAGGGCATGCGCCCCATGACCGCCGAAGCACTCATCGATGCGGCGCCCGACGTCCTCATCATGATGACCAAGGGCCTCGAGTCGGTCGACGGTGTCGACGGACTCCTGGAGCGCATCCCCGCCGTCGCGGAGACCCCGGCTGGACAGCACCGACGGGTCATCGACATGAGCGACACCGAGGTCATGAGCTTCGGCCCACGCACAGCCGCCGTCCTCGACGCGCTCGCCCGCGCCCTCTACGCGCCCACCACCGGCGCCCCGGCGGACGAGGAGCCGTGA